The Planococcus liqunii genome includes a region encoding these proteins:
- a CDS encoding RNA degradosome polyphosphate kinase: MPNVKKTAVNLDNPSYYNNRELSWLAFNERVLRESLDERNPLLERFKFLSIFSSNLDEFFMVRVAGLQDQVKVGFARPENKAGMTPRQQLKEIGNKTHELVDLQYKTLRDVLLPQMKQHGVRIHKMDELTERELKEIEAYFDELIFPVLTPLAIDAYRPFPMLLNRSINLAVLLEDRDKEAASPFKTAIVQMPAVLDRFVYLDDKAGKERFVLLEDVIRRFIGKLFQGFKVVSASIFRITRNADMTIHEEGARDLLKEIEEELRKRKWGAAVRLEVQKEGIDPNMLTYLTEALEINKKDVYEVEGPIDLTLFFNFYKKMEKTHKKLVYEKRISQPPRDLASGEDIFDQVAEQDIFLHHPYESFGPVVEFMSKAADDPDVLAIKQTLYRVSGDSPIIKALKRAAENGKQVTVLVELKARFDEENNVQWAKELEQAGCHVIYGITHLKTHSKITLVVRKKNGHIARFVHLGTGNYNDQTAKIYTDMSLFTSDREFGVDATNFFNYLSGYTEKPAFHHLSVAPFSIRKDFLEMIEAEIKHHQKSNNGRIIAKMNSLTDKAIIKKLYEASIEGVRVDLIVRGICCLRPGIKGISEHIRVRSIVGRLLEHSRVYYFYHNGEEKTFLSSADMMTRNMENRIEILFPVHSRRIKKQVKHVLEMALKDNVKAREQDASGHYHYVKRKDGDKEINSQLQLYNEAYQVAEDEE; encoded by the coding sequence GTGCCGAACGTAAAGAAAACCGCCGTTAACCTGGATAACCCTTCTTATTACAACAATAGAGAACTCAGCTGGCTGGCATTTAACGAAAGAGTATTAAGGGAATCTTTGGATGAGCGCAATCCTTTGCTGGAGCGCTTTAAGTTTTTGTCGATTTTCAGTTCGAACTTGGATGAATTTTTTATGGTGCGGGTGGCAGGCCTCCAGGACCAAGTCAAAGTGGGGTTTGCCCGGCCAGAGAACAAGGCGGGAATGACACCGCGGCAGCAGTTGAAGGAAATCGGCAATAAAACGCATGAGTTGGTGGATTTGCAGTACAAAACTTTGCGCGATGTGCTGCTTCCGCAAATGAAGCAGCACGGCGTCCGGATCCATAAAATGGATGAGTTGACCGAACGGGAGCTCAAGGAAATTGAAGCGTATTTCGATGAACTGATTTTCCCGGTGCTGACGCCACTGGCGATTGATGCCTATAGGCCATTTCCGATGCTGCTGAACCGCAGCATTAACTTGGCCGTTTTGCTGGAGGACCGGGATAAAGAAGCGGCTTCTCCGTTCAAAACAGCGATTGTCCAAATGCCGGCCGTACTGGACCGCTTTGTTTACTTGGATGATAAGGCGGGCAAAGAACGTTTTGTTTTGCTGGAAGACGTTATCCGGCGCTTTATCGGCAAATTGTTCCAAGGGTTTAAAGTGGTGTCGGCATCTATTTTCCGAATTACGCGCAATGCCGATATGACCATTCATGAAGAAGGCGCCCGCGACTTGCTGAAAGAAATTGAAGAAGAGCTGAGGAAGCGCAAATGGGGGGCCGCAGTGCGCCTGGAAGTGCAAAAAGAAGGTATTGACCCTAATATGCTTACGTATTTAACCGAAGCGCTTGAAATCAATAAAAAAGACGTTTATGAAGTGGAAGGTCCAATCGATTTGACCTTGTTTTTCAACTTCTATAAAAAAATGGAGAAAACCCATAAAAAGCTCGTCTATGAAAAAAGAATTTCCCAGCCGCCCCGCGACTTGGCTTCCGGTGAAGATATTTTTGACCAAGTGGCTGAACAGGATATCTTTTTGCACCATCCTTATGAATCGTTCGGACCTGTCGTGGAGTTTATGTCAAAAGCTGCTGACGACCCGGATGTTCTGGCAATCAAACAGACGCTGTACCGGGTGAGCGGTGATTCGCCCATTATCAAAGCTTTGAAAAGAGCAGCTGAAAACGGGAAACAAGTCACTGTGCTGGTGGAATTGAAAGCCCGATTTGACGAAGAAAATAATGTGCAGTGGGCAAAAGAATTGGAGCAGGCTGGGTGCCACGTCATTTATGGCATTACGCATTTGAAAACCCACAGCAAAATTACGCTCGTTGTACGCAAGAAAAACGGACATATTGCCCGTTTCGTACATTTGGGGACCGGCAACTACAATGATCAAACTGCAAAAATCTACACCGATATGAGCCTTTTCACTTCCGACCGGGAATTCGGTGTGGATGCGACGAACTTCTTCAATTATTTGAGCGGCTATACGGAAAAACCGGCATTCCATCATTTGTCCGTGGCGCCTTTCAGTATCCGCAAAGATTTTTTGGAGATGATTGAAGCGGAAATCAAGCACCACCAAAAATCCAATAATGGCCGCATCATTGCAAAGATGAACTCGCTTACGGACAAAGCGATCATTAAGAAGTTGTACGAAGCTTCGATCGAAGGGGTGCGCGTAGATTTGATTGTAAGAGGCATTTGCTGCTTGCGTCCCGGCATCAAAGGAATCAGCGAACACATACGGGTCCGGAGCATTGTCGGGAGGTTGCTCGAACACAGCCGGGTCTATTATTTCTACCATAACGGGGAAGAAAAGACGTTTTTGTCTTCAGCCGATATGATGACGCGGAATATGGAAAATCGGATTGAAATTCTCTTTCCGGTTCACAGCCGCCGGATTAAAAAACAAGTGAAGCATGTGCTGGAAATGGCTTTAAAGGACAATGTCAAAGCGCGTGAACAAGATGCATCCGGACACTACCATTACGTGAAAAGAAAAGACGGCGACAAGGAAATCAACAGCCAGCTGCAATTATACAATGAAGCGTATCAAGTGGCAGAAGACGAGGAATGA
- a CDS encoding cyclic-di-AMP receptor has protein sequence MKLVVAVVQDQDSNRLSNALTKNDFRATKLASTGGFLRSGNTTFLIGVEDGLVPNLMDLIRDNCRSREQMVAPVSPMGGNADSYIPYPVEVEVGGATIFVLPIEQFHHF, from the coding sequence ATGAAACTCGTTGTTGCAGTCGTGCAAGATCAAGACAGTAATCGTTTGTCCAATGCGTTAACCAAAAATGATTTCCGGGCTACTAAACTTGCCAGTACTGGAGGGTTCTTGCGCTCAGGGAATACCACTTTTTTGATTGGGGTTGAAGATGGCCTTGTGCCGAATCTAATGGATTTAATCCGGGACAACTGCCGTTCGCGTGAACAAATGGTTGCACCTGTTTCGCCGATGGGCGGAAATGCAGATTCATATATTCCATATCCAGTTGAAGTGGAAGTAGGCGGCGCGACAATCTTTGTCTTGCCAATTGAGCAATTCCATCATTTTTAA
- the ppx gene encoding exopolyphosphatase, producing the protein MDQEKYAIVDIGSNTMRLVIYSRDKSGRLTESENVKAVARLRNYLSESGKLEPEGMDVLIHTLQGFQEVTRHHNLNEVRCVATAAIRQANNQEEILERVEKETDFSMRILSEFEEANYGFLAVVNSTPFESGITVDIGGGSTEITYFQNRKLIYFYSFPFGALSLKQQFVKNDVPTAQELKALRKFLKEQFSILPWLKNKKLPLIGIGGSARNLAQIHQEHIGYPVAGIHQYMMSESNVKSVHSLLLDMDFSEIQRVEGLTKDRADIIIPAIEVFVHLMDYIDTDTFALSRKGLRDGVFYEEMIKDFELSIFPNVLEESFYELASDFDINLTHATHVTANATMIFRELEKCGVFSLEPNDAKYIRLGSALYNLGSYIDAEASHQHTFYLLANRTIDGLLHKDRMTVALIASFKNREVFKRNAAMYEDWFTKDELAKYSLFGAIVKLAYSLNATKRDIIKDIQIEALANQELVFKILCDSDWKPEQYQAEKQKKHLEKQLKKSIQFQFMKN; encoded by the coding sequence ATGGACCAGGAAAAGTACGCCATTGTGGATATTGGATCGAATACAATGAGGCTCGTGATTTACTCGCGTGATAAAAGCGGCAGGCTGACAGAAAGCGAAAACGTCAAAGCGGTCGCGCGCTTGCGCAATTATTTATCGGAAAGTGGAAAGCTGGAGCCGGAAGGAATGGATGTTTTAATACATACTCTTCAAGGCTTTCAGGAAGTGACGAGGCACCATAACCTCAATGAAGTCAGATGTGTGGCGACAGCTGCTATCCGGCAAGCCAATAACCAGGAAGAGATTTTGGAGCGGGTGGAAAAGGAAACCGACTTTTCGATGCGGATTTTATCCGAATTCGAAGAAGCGAACTATGGTTTTTTGGCGGTCGTCAACTCCACGCCATTTGAAAGCGGGATCACAGTGGATATTGGGGGAGGCAGTACGGAAATCACGTATTTCCAGAACCGAAAGTTGATTTATTTCTATAGTTTTCCGTTCGGGGCCTTGTCGTTAAAACAGCAATTCGTCAAAAATGATGTGCCGACTGCACAGGAGCTAAAGGCCCTTCGGAAGTTTCTGAAAGAGCAGTTCAGCATTTTGCCTTGGCTGAAGAACAAGAAACTGCCTTTGATCGGCATTGGGGGAAGTGCGCGGAACCTGGCTCAAATCCATCAGGAACACATCGGCTATCCGGTAGCCGGCATCCATCAGTACATGATGTCCGAAAGCAATGTGAAAAGCGTCCATAGCCTGCTGTTAGACATGGACTTCTCAGAAATTCAGCGAGTGGAAGGACTGACCAAGGACCGGGCGGATATTATCATTCCAGCCATCGAGGTGTTTGTCCACTTGATGGATTATATCGATACGGATACATTTGCCTTAAGCAGAAAAGGCTTGCGTGACGGCGTATTTTATGAAGAGATGATCAAAGATTTCGAGCTTTCCATTTTTCCGAATGTGCTGGAAGAAAGTTTCTATGAGCTGGCCAGCGATTTTGACATCAATCTGACCCATGCCACCCATGTCACTGCGAATGCTACGATGATTTTCAGGGAACTGGAGAAATGCGGGGTCTTTTCTTTAGAGCCGAATGATGCGAAATATATCCGCCTGGGGAGCGCCTTATACAACCTGGGCTCTTACATCGATGCAGAAGCGAGCCATCAGCATACGTTTTATTTATTGGCAAACCGCACCATTGACGGCTTGCTCCATAAAGACCGGATGACGGTGGCGCTGATTGCCTCCTTTAAAAACCGGGAAGTGTTTAAACGCAATGCAGCGATGTATGAGGATTGGTTTACAAAAGACGAACTGGCCAAATACAGTTTGTTTGGCGCTATTGTAAAACTGGCCTACAGTTTGAATGCAACCAAGCGGGACATTATCAAGGATATTCAAATCGAAGCATTGGCCAATCAGGAACTGGTGTTTAAAATTTTGTGCGACAGTGATTGGAAACCGGAGCAATACCAAGCGGAAAAACAAAAGAAGCATCTGGAAAAACAGCTGAAGAAGTCCATTCAATTTCAATTTATGAAGAATTAA
- the tmk gene encoding dTMP kinase, producing the protein MGYLITLEGGEGAGKSSILTRLASALEQQGHTVVCTREPGGIEIAEQIRKVILDRENVQMDPRTEALLYAAARRQHLVERIIPAMEAGKVVLCDRYIDSSLAYQGHARGLGIEEIYAINKFAIDEYMPDLTLYFDVEPAVGLARIEKDTGREVNRLDVESLKFHEAVREGYQLLVQQDPERIKVIDAGNSLDQVLADALYRVMEFVGTDEKSGNR; encoded by the coding sequence ATGGGTTATTTAATTACGCTGGAAGGCGGAGAAGGTGCAGGGAAATCGAGCATTTTAACACGTTTGGCTTCTGCGCTGGAACAACAGGGACATACAGTGGTTTGCACAAGGGAACCGGGCGGCATCGAAATCGCGGAACAAATCCGGAAAGTGATTCTCGACCGGGAGAATGTCCAAATGGATCCACGGACAGAAGCTTTATTGTATGCAGCCGCCAGAAGGCAGCATTTAGTGGAACGCATCATTCCGGCTATGGAAGCGGGAAAAGTCGTACTATGCGATCGGTACATAGACAGCAGTTTGGCATATCAGGGTCACGCAAGAGGCCTTGGCATAGAAGAGATTTACGCTATCAATAAATTTGCCATCGATGAATATATGCCGGATTTAACGCTTTATTTTGATGTAGAGCCGGCCGTCGGGCTTGCCCGCATCGAAAAAGACACCGGCCGTGAAGTGAACCGGCTGGATGTGGAATCGTTGAAATTCCATGAAGCGGTGCGCGAAGGCTATCAGCTGCTTGTTCAGCAGGATCCGGAGCGGATCAAGGTCATAGACGCTGGAAACAGCTTGGATCAGGTATTGGCGGATGCCCTCTATCGTGTCATGGAATTTGTCGGAACAGACGAAAAATCGGGGAATCGCTGA